In Calypte anna isolate BGI_N300 chromosome Z, bCalAnn1_v1.p, whole genome shotgun sequence, the following are encoded in one genomic region:
- the LOC115599913 gene encoding HAUS augmin-like complex subunit 6: MSESPQSHHQSDDGKAMPLEDLISSLAFNPFLTRKQIPRTPENLLTEIRSSWRKALQTDGSSDTELAPDDVTTEAAAVDATPDSGLVCSLAAAPVPDFAPLTEKKSLLRTTDFRNPEQMRSHITESPVLETSGMWESERSTGIKIYFEQKFHGRYK, translated from the exons ATGTCTGAGTCACCTCAGAGTCATCACCAGAGTGATGATGGAAAAGCAATGCCATTAGAAGATCTTATTAGCTCACTGGCTTTCAACCCATTTTTAACAAGGAAACAAATTCCTCGAACTCCAGAGAATCTGC TTACTGAAATTCGAAGCTCATGGAGAAAAGCTCTTCAGACTGATGGCTCATCAGACACAGAGCTGGCCCCAGATGATGTAacaacagaagcagctgcagtggATGCTACACCAGACTCTGGACTTGTGTGTTCTCTCGCTGCAGCTCCTGTACCTGACTTTGCTCCATTGACAGAAAAGAAGTCTCTGTTACGTACCACAGACTTCAGAAATCCAGAGCAGATGAGGAGTCACATCACTGAATCTCCGGTTTTGGAAACATCTGGAATGTGGGAGAGTGAGAGAAGCACAGgaattaaaatctattttgaaCAAAAGTTCCATGGGAGATACAAATGA
- the LOC103530659 gene encoding stabilizer of axonemal microtubules 1-like, producing MSAESSVELPVIAPLKKCICQLCSCGCHHCPHLLTKPYDKSEKPCMLSEYRERYPLHPSTAPRDPIKPKDSCKAEDVPIEGLTTTKRDYPAHEVLPRKVKPPAEYVKSDKTMDLASTYKQDYNAHSISQVPPCLPPVRHLPTDKMDTRTTYKDDYVPRKEPRTEIIRPNNRFCPAEDKFEHKTVVQDDYVYRGPVTTESCKPLSVDEAKAPFKEMTSYKATYVPHPLGKRYAHKYEEYKASEVPFDGLTTHKVSYKGLAGQPAKPVIPCRTKLPDTPLSSSTEFREKYQAWPYIPVFTRKPDVYLPPSEKMDLHTTSQLHYKHLNGKPATICRPFDKLNKNTGPLSSSSITKEDYKSWLCKKQEPINPTPQLTLSDKPMDCLTTFQANYVPHPASVTKSCKPAWSGPQGAPLDATTTYATTYTPKGNVRCLASYKHPPGYVFETTDADGHRLYHAVSKSECMQSGD from the exons ATGTCTGCTGAATCATCTGTGGAGTTGCCTGTGATTGCGCCCCTGAAGAAGTGCATTTGTCAGCTGTGCTCCTGTGG aTGCCACCATTGTCCACACCTGCTAACCAAGCCCTATGACAAGAGTGAGAAGCCATGCATGCTGTCAGAGTACAGGGAGCGATACCCCCTtcatcccagcactgctcccagaGACCCAATTAAGCCAAAGGATTCATGCAAGGCGGAGGATGTTCCAATCGAAGGCTTAACAACTACAAA gagagattACCCAGCTCATGAAGTGTTGCCAAGGAAGGTTAAACCACCTGCAGAATATGTCAAGAGTGATAAAACTATGGACTTGGCCTCCACATATAAACAAGATTATAATGCCCACTCTATCTCTCAAGTACCTCCGTGCCTCCCACCTGTGAGGCACCTCCCCACAGACAAGATGGATACAAGAACCACTTACAAAG ATGACTATGTGCCACGGAAGGAacccagaacagaaataatCCGACCAAATAACAGATTTTGCCCAGCAGAAGATAAGTTTGAGCACAAAACTGTTGTCCAGGATGACTATGTCTACAGGGGTCCAGTCACAACTGAAAGCTGCAAACCCCTGAGTGTGGATGAAGCAAAAGCTCCCTTTAAGGAGATGACCAGTTATAAAGCAACTTACGTGCCACATCCTCTGGGGAAACGGTATGCCCATAAATATGAGGAATACAAGGCCAGTGAGGTCCCATTTGATGGCCTCACTACCCACAAAGTTTCTTACAAGGGGCTGGCGGGCCAGCCTGCCAAGCCAGTAATACCATGCCGGACAAAGCTCCCAGATACCCCATTATCCTCCAGCACTGAGTTTCGGGAAAAATACCAGGCTTGGCCATATATTCCAGTATTCACCAGAAAACCTGATGTCTATCTTCCTCCTTCGGAGAAAATGGACCTTCACACTACTAGTCAGTTACATTACAAGCACCTAAATGGCAAGCCAGCCACAATTTGTCGACCTTTTGATAAGCTTAATAAAAATACTGGGCCACTCAGTAGCTCTTCTATCACGAAGGAAGACTATAAGTCTTGGCTGTGCAAGAAACAAGAACCCATCAATCCGACTCCACAGCTGACTTTGTCGGACAAACCCATGGATTGCTTGACGACCTTTCAGGCCAACTATGTACCTCATCCAGCCTCCGTTACAAAGAGCTGTAAACCTGCCTGGTCAGGCCCACAGGGTGCTCCGTTAGATGCCACAACCACCTATGCTACCACCTACACACCAAAGGGCAATGTTAGATGCCTGGCCTCCTACAAACACCCACCTGGTTATGTCTTTGAGACAACTGATGCTGATGGTCACAGACTCTATCACGCCGTTTCCAAGAGTGAGTGCATGCAAAGTGGAgactga